One window from the genome of Sporomusaceae bacterium encodes:
- a CDS encoding Lrp/AsnC family transcriptional regulator — MIDETDLAIIKLLQENSRRQWKDIGAAVHLTGQAVAARVKALEEAGVITGYSAGVDAAKLGKPLTAFITVFMASADHGAFHRFLEGEQSITAAHRVSGDGCYWLRAELAAHEDLNTLLEKVLRHGNYRLHLSIGRIK; from the coding sequence ATGATTGACGAAACCGATCTGGCCATCATCAAACTCCTTCAGGAAAACTCCCGCCGCCAGTGGAAGGATATCGGCGCTGCTGTCCACCTCACCGGCCAGGCTGTCGCCGCACGGGTCAAAGCCCTGGAAGAAGCGGGCGTCATCACCGGGTACTCCGCCGGCGTCGACGCAGCCAAACTCGGCAAGCCGCTGACAGCCTTCATCACCGTATTCATGGCCAGCGCCGACCACGGCGCCTTCCACCGCTTCCTTGAAGGCGAACAGTCCATCACCGCCGCCCACCGGGTGAGCGGCGACGGCTGCTACTGGCTAAGGGCCGAACTCGCCGCCCACGAGGATCTCAACACCCTGCTCGAAAAAGTCCTCCGCCACGGCAACTACCGCCTCCACCTTTCCATCGGCCGCATAAAATAG